A genomic window from Fibrobacterota bacterium includes:
- a CDS encoding MFS transporter, translated as MNTRKMAWTSAIAFGMASGLPSDLIGGTFQARLSDAGMDVADIGMVGLATLPLMLKPLWAPAVDRFAPPLGRRRGWILISALVLCFSVGMLGTVDPSQSLTLLVSALAMTAFCSATLDLAVNGWTCDMTAESGANTLAGWSVWGYRIATLLSSSISLALSHRMGWSNTYWLLAGMLLVVVVIGLFQPEPSASAQAPVSLGKAVVTPFVHFWRDNGLVGMGVLLLFALLFRLADSWAGNQTTTFLNGFYSKDQLSIAKAAALVAVGLGVGAAALAERKLSTRALLVLAGVLGSASNLGFLLISERTVGGLAGLYTAMMVESICGGFMSAVFVGFLMSRCRSSSAATQYAVLTSVWLLGRFVTAPAGIIVKSSGWTVFFVASAIAGLPGLLLVPWIKHSRAVSPSA; from the coding sequence TTGAATACCCGAAAAATGGCGTGGACTTCGGCGATCGCCTTTGGCATGGCTTCCGGGCTTCCTTCCGACCTGATCGGAGGCACCTTCCAGGCAAGGCTTTCCGATGCGGGCATGGACGTCGCCGATATCGGAATGGTGGGGTTGGCCACACTCCCTCTGATGCTCAAGCCGCTGTGGGCGCCGGCGGTCGACCGATTCGCTCCACCGCTGGGCCGTCGCCGAGGCTGGATCCTGATCTCCGCGCTGGTCCTGTGTTTTTCCGTCGGCATGCTGGGAACGGTCGATCCTTCGCAATCGCTCACGCTCCTGGTATCCGCCCTGGCGATGACGGCGTTTTGCAGCGCGACTCTCGATCTTGCCGTGAACGGATGGACTTGCGACATGACCGCGGAGAGTGGGGCCAACACCCTGGCGGGTTGGTCCGTCTGGGGATACCGGATCGCCACGCTCCTGTCGTCCTCGATTTCCCTGGCGCTTTCCCATCGAATGGGATGGTCCAACACCTACTGGTTGCTGGCGGGAATGCTCCTGGTGGTCGTGGTGATCGGGCTGTTCCAACCGGAACCTTCGGCTTCCGCGCAAGCGCCGGTTTCGCTCGGCAAGGCGGTTGTCACACCGTTCGTGCATTTCTGGCGGGACAACGGACTTGTCGGCATGGGGGTGCTTCTGTTGTTCGCGTTGCTGTTCCGCCTGGCCGACAGCTGGGCTGGCAACCAGACCACGACGTTCTTGAACGGGTTCTACTCCAAGGACCAGCTTTCCATCGCCAAGGCCGCGGCCCTGGTGGCGGTGGGTCTGGGGGTCGGAGCCGCCGCCCTGGCCGAGCGGAAATTGTCCACCCGCGCGCTCCTTGTGCTGGCGGGAGTTCTGGGAAGCGCATCGAACCTGGGTTTTCTCCTGATTTCCGAGCGGACCGTGGGTGGTCTGGCCGGTCTGTACACCGCGATGATGGTTGAGTCGATCTGCGGCGGGTTCATGTCCGCGGTTTTCGTGGGATTTCTCATGTCGCGCTGCCGGAGTTCTTCGGCCGCCACCCAATACGCGGTGTTGACTTCCGTGTGGTTGTTGGGCCGCTTCGTGACGGCTCCGGCCGGGATCATCGTGAAAAGCAGCGGTTGGACCGTGTTCTTCGTGGCCTCGGCCATCGCGGGCCTTCCGGGGTTGCTCCTGGTGCCCTGGATCAAGCACTCGCGAGCGGTCAGCCCATCAGCTTGA